The window CGGcagagaggggaggggggaggggttcACCAGTGGTCTCTCACGGAATGCCTGGAGGGGGTGCGACTCGTCACTTCTTCTTTCAGCAGCGTGCAGCTGGCAACAGTTGGGACTCTTCAGCTGGGTCTGGTGCCTGGCATGGGCCCTTTCAGGCCATCGTGATACGCACAGTACACGCACCTGTGCTGCATGCACTCTTCTCATGCCTCCCCGACCTCCGTCTCCATCACTCGCCAGAGACGAGGGCCGTACATGACTGGGTGAGTCGAAAGCCAACTGGCAGCCGTAGGGTACAGCTTCCGTGCTACCCAAGTACGCCTGCAACCTGGTCTGCTGACCTTTAACTCATGCGGCTCACGGCATGCGCAGGCACAtgtgcgtactgtacttgcactggtTCCTGCGGAAGTCCGAATTTGTGCGCTGCAAGTCGAAACCCGTaagcggcggcggaaacATGGACACTCGAGTACTGGGAATAATAATGCTTCCTGGTAGTACGGAGATGATTAGTGTGCATTGGACACTTGGTAAGGAGTGAaaagtagatgtacttactgtaagtgcatacacctacttgtacttacatgtagagTAATGCAGTATTAATGCAGCAAAGCTAGAGTACTGCACGGTACGGATACTGAGaggaagtactccgtacagcggtattaattactacacttacttacacaaCTGGGGCGCGCCTCAATCCCCCATGAGAATCAACCCAATCTCGGATAAATTGCTGCCGGCACTGGCAGACCTCATGGATCAGAAACGGACAACTGTGGTTAATACCTGTAATTTTCGAGTGTTGCGCCTCCAGAAATACCATCGCTTCCGCATTCCTATGCCCTTCACGTGCGGTGCCACAGCACCCGCACCAGCCACTAGTACCTTTGCGGCGGTGCAGATTCCGACTCCAACGTCGAGATTACTTGCATACACCAAGTACATCCTCAAGGTTCATGTTGAGGGCACGACATGGACTACGAGTGCAGTAGGTATCAATCTACCTACTGTATGCCCTGCGCCCAGAAGGAACAGTGGCCGATATCGACATCCTCTCGAGCACGAAACGGACTGCGGTCGACGCACATCCCACCATCAACGCACCGCAACTCGCACCAGCAGCACAGACCTGGGAATGGCACTGGCAGTCTGGGTTGGTAGGTGCTAGTAGCAGTGTATAATACttgtggtggtgatggtgataATGCGTAGCTTGGCAGCGGGCATCCTGCCGAGGGTCAGTTTCTTCCTCAACCACGACACCACCGATTTCATGATTCATGATATCTGTGTCCGGAAAAGTGCTCGCTTGAAGCGTAAGCACACCTTAAACGCCGCCGGACGATTCGACCCCCCACGTTCCGAATTACAGTCGGGAGGCGAGGCAACAGAGTTTGATCAAGTACCACGTGGATGCTCGACGTGCATGCGTCCATGAACCTACACGTCGACAAGGATCTCAACCATCCGCTAGTCCCGTCGCAGCCGCCTGGACCTCGCCGGACCTGGTCCAAGTTCCCGGGTCGCCCGATGTGCTGGTAACTTTTTGGCTTGTCCAGGAAGAATCTAGTCCTCGGCCTGGATACGATAGCACTGGGGCGCAGCTACATGACGCAATCCTAAAATACGTTGTTACAATGCATGCTGTGTACAGGGACTACGCAGAAAGCAGATGGGacccccgccgtcgtcgtcgatcgaTGCGCACAAATGAAGCCTAGGATTTCAAGCGACAAAGCGTAGTAAGCGGCGTGGTCAACATCGACCTTGCTCTATTCGTCCCGCCAAGTCCATCTAATACTCCTGCTGGACagtcctcggccgtcagggGGCGCACAAGGTCTCGACACTCTTCCGCGATCTTAAAGAATTCAAGACCCGTTGCGGGAGCTCGGGTCAAACGCTGCGCCGTCGAACCCGTCGCCGGTAGGGGTGGCATCTGCATCCTCGGCTGCTTCGTGTGCGACGGACGCGTGATCCTtggccggcatcgacttCATCTCGAGCATGTCGCTGTCGTGCGCGAgccgctcctgctcctcAAACGTGAACGCGTCCGAGAGGTTGACGGCGAGGAATGTCTTCGGCAGCTTGACTCTGTGCAACGGCGTCAGCAACgcacggcgagcgagggACGGGAGGGAGGCTGGGTGGTGAGCAGGGGGCACGTACTGGTTAAACTTGGCGCGCAGCGTCTTGATGACTTGCAGCCAGTCGATGTGGGCCGTCAAGCTGCGTCGCGGCGCGCATCCGATGCAGTGCCGGCTGTCGAGCTGGACGTGCAGCGGATCGAAGACGTGGCACCCCGGGCTGATGGTGATGCGGATGCTGTACGTGAAcgtcggctcgccgccggcgacacCGTCCGCCCCCGCCGGAGCCTTCAGCTCCGACTCGTACAGCTCGAAGCAAATCTGCGAGAGGTAGTCGAGCTCGGGAATTGTGCTCCGCTTGATCTTCGTCTCGACCCCGCCTTCGATGATGCAGTTGAGCAGCGTGTAGATGTGCGACTCCTTGGTAAAGTAGAAGAAGGACTTGGCATCCTTCGACGCCTGCGTCTCCTCGAGGTCCTGCACAATCTCCttgagcagcggcagcgacgtCAGGAGGCCAATCTCGAGCTTTTCGCTGTCCGAAATGCCGTACTCTTGCGGGCAGATGAAGTCGAAGAGCACCTTGGCGAGCCGGTAGAGCTCCTGCAGCGGGTCGTCCCTCGGGTCGGatttcgtcgacgacgcctggTGCGTGCCCTTGTACAGTCGAAAGTACTTCTCTGGCGGACCTTCCTCGTTGAGATGCCGCAGCCCGTTGAGGAACGAACGTCGTCGGAAGAGCTTCCTGACCGTCGTTCCGCGGGTCAACGAATCCGTCTTGTCGGATCCGTCCGGAGACGTGTTTCGACCCTGAGCCTGGCCCTTGTCCGACTTTGCCTCCTCGGCACGCCCTTCCTCCGACTTCCCTTCCCTCACCCCGtactcctcgtcgagcatgcTCTTCGGCGGCGTGAAGACCCACTCCAGGAACTGGCGGTTGTGGAGGGCATCAAACTTCATGGTGTCGTACAGCTCCGATATCTTGCTCGGGTCCaccttctcgccgtcgcaAAACTCGGCAAAGAGTTTCTCCCATCTTTCGCGGAACAGCTCGGCGTCTTCGCCGCTACACCATCGAGACTGGATGTTGTTGATCGCGTTGGCGTGCGATAgcgccgacgagatcgacgtcgccgagctgtCTCCCGAGAGCTTCTCCGTGCTCGGGTTCGAGATGGAGCTCaacgaggtcgccgcccCGCTGTAGAGCTtgccgtagttgtactgcaTCACGCGCCGGTGAAAGTTCATCAGCTGCACCACCCGAGTCTGCACCTCGGACGGCTCCGGCATGTTCTCGGGCCAGGCAAACTGCGCCGGACGCTCGTTGCCCTTGCGGAGAAGACCTTTGAGCTTTTTCTTAACCTTGTCCGTCTCGTCCTTCGCCGCGTTGGAGTCGTCCAGGAGATCCTTGCGGATCGTGATGAAGTCTTCTGGAATCTCCTTTCTACCCAGGAAGGAGGCGGCCCAAATCTGCGCGCTGGCCGTGACACGACGCTCGGAGCTGCTGAAGAcgttgacgtcgtcgaggatgtcCCTGTTGAGCAGCATCAGGTCGTTGCGCATGttctcgccgagctcctgCGACTGGTACCGCGCCGAGTGCGTCGGCTCGCCACCCCATTTGATGACGAGCTGCAGCTTGTCGAGCACGAgccgctcctcggccgccgtgaaCTTGGACATGGTGACCCCGGACAACGAGTCGCGTCCCTTGGAGCCGGGCGGCACGTCGGATTCATGGCCGGGGCATTCGCCAAAGTTGCTCTGAACCGCCCCTTCCCCGTTCTCATCCTCCACGTCCGGCACCTCCTTCATGGTCGCCATCCCTCGCGTCTTCTTCTTTCGAAACATCGGCTTGATCTGGACCTTGGTTCCGGCCCAGCTGCCCTTCCTGACGAGAACGTTGCGGAGTTGCCTGAGCTTGGCTCGATCTTCCACACCCGCCTCGTACGCGACGTCGACAGCCTGCATGACGCTTCCgagcgccgcctcgccgatgaGGAGAACCTCTTCTTGATGTCCCTTAAGGAGCTCGATGAACGGTTCCGTGTGGAAGGTGAACTTGTACTTTTGCTTCGGCGTGCGATCGGCATGTCGTATCACAGACACCATACCCTTGAGCTTCCACGCGTGCTTgggaggtggcggcggcggcggtgccgtgCCCTGGTCGTCGCCCTGCGGCTGAGAAGTTGCcttggtcggcgtcgtcgccttggTCGGGGACGGCGCAGCGGACCAGCTGGGCAACGTCAGGTCCGGAGGTGGCGGGGGCAGCGTAGGGCTCGTCGCGGAGCTCTGGGCCATCGAGCTCATGGCACTGCTGGTATGGAAAGACGCTGCCTCGCTCTGGACCGCGCCGGCAGAGTCCCTGTGCTGCTGCTCCACGCCGGGTGGCGTACCGTGGCCACCGTTGGCTGCCCTGGCGGCAGCCGGAGGTGCCGTCGCAGCTTGCTGCTCACGTTCCTTTCCCTTGACGGCTTGGGTCGCCCGTGCAAGCGGGTCAATGTCAGCGGCGGTCGCGGCGGGAGATGGCATCGGAGGCGTAACACCGCCGCGGCGCAACCTGTCCTTGACAAAGATGTCCTTGAGAATGTTGGCGCAGTGATCGTAGTAATCGTCGTTGTCCTTGACGAAGCTCCATCCGTTGACGTCTATGACGTAGCTCTTGCCGGATGCGCGTAACAGGTCGAAGCCGCAGACTCGTTGACCGAACGTCGTCGATATCCTAGCCGCCACCCCCTTCTCCTCTGGGCTCAGGGCGGTGACGTAGCGCAGCTCCTTCCCGTGCGTGTTCCGCCTCACAATACCGTCGACGACTGGGGACTTTCGAGTCTCGGCGTGGCAGTAATGCGGACCGACCGTGTATGCCTTGACATCTTCGGCGTTGTCGACTTGCATGAAGCTCTCGTACACATAGCTGCTGCCAGGTTCGGTGATGGCCCTTGGGACGTTGAGGTCGGCGATGTAGTCGGAGCTTTTGTTTCCGATCTTGCGGAAAAGCTTCCTCGCACCACCACCCTCGCTGCTGGGAAAGTAGATGATGATGTTGTGATcctcgccgctcgtcggcttctcTACAAACGGCTTTCTCAGcagcgcgccgtcgacgctgaGAACGTCGCCATTGTCGATCAGCTCGACACGCCTTGGGGGCACCTGGTTTTCAGCATCGACTGGTTCCAGGGCGATGCCAGACACATCCTTGATATGCTTCGCTATTTCGGGCGTTAGGACTTGTGGTCCTCCGTCTCGGTTGACTTCGAGTCGCTTCGGCGTGCGAACTTGAATCTTGTCGAGCAGGCGAAGACAGACGCGCCGGTCCCACAGGATCTTTTGCATGGGCACATCATTGACACAGAAAGGCTTTCGAGTCTTGACGTAGGCGATGGCCTTGTCCAGCGGGAAGCCGTCCGAGTAGAAAGAGATGAGGTAGTCGCTGCAAGTCCGCTCGTCAGCCAACGTCTCATCGTCAAGTCTCGAAAAGTCGGACCATCGACGAGGGATCGGTCAGATGGGGAGGACCAACATACCAGATGGGCCAGTTTTCGACCTCTGATGGGGAGCCGGTCAGGTCAGTACAAGGCCAAGCAACAGGTTGTCGGGAAGGTCGAACCTTCATCGAGGATGACCTTGTCGCCGAAAACGACGACGTCAAACTCGCGATTCGCGATGAGGCGATTGAGAATGTTTCGGCTGGGCTTGCTTCTCGCTTTGACATCCAAGGCACAAATGCCGATGACGCCCCAGGGAGCTGGCTTTGCTGAAGGAGGATTAGGATCACGGGAAATGCATGTCAGGATTTCGGCCAGCACGTACTCTCCTCTTTTTCTCGATGATTCACCGCACGTTCGCTGCTCGGGCTGTGGCTGCTAGCCGCGGTGCTGCTGCTAAAGCGCCTCTTAGCTCGACTCCGCGATCGATCGGGCTGTGCTCGCATGCTGGACTCCGGCCGCTGACCCCTCTTCATGAGGTCCAAAGGTTGGGAGTGAGGGTCCCTCGGGATGAGGTTATGCTGTCCAGGTGCCGCGTTGC of the Drechmeria coniospora strain ARSEF 6962 chromosome 01, whole genome shotgun sequence genome contains:
- a CDS encoding inositol pyrophosphate synthase produces the protein MQKILWDRRVCLRLLDKIQVRTPKRLEVNRDGGPQVLTPEIAKHIKDVSGIALEPVDAENQVPPRRVELIDNGDVLSVDGALLRKPFVEKPTSGEDHNIIIYFPSSEGGGARKLFRKIGNKSSDYIADLNVPRAITEPGSSYVYESFMQVDNAEDVKAYTVGPHYCHAETRKSPVVDGIVRRNTHGKELRYVTALSPEEKGVAARISTTFGQRVCGFDLLRASGKSYVIDVNGWSFVKDNDDYYDHCANILKDIFVKDRLRRGGVTPPMPSPAATAADIDPLARATQAVKGKEREQQAATAPPAAARAANGGHGTPPGVEQQHRDSAGAVQSEAASFHTSSAMSSMAQSSATSPTLPPPPPDLTLPSWSAAPSPTKATTPTKATSQPQGDDQGTAPPPPPPPKHAWKLKGMVSVIRHADRTPKQKYKFTFHTEPFIELLKGHQEEVLLIGEAALGSVMQAVDVAYEAGVEDRAKLRQLRNVLVRKGSWAGTKVQIKPMFRKKKTRGMATMKEVPDVEDENGEGAVQSNFGECPGHESDVPPGSKGRDSLSGVTMSKFTAAEERLVLDKLQLVIKWGGEPTHSARYQSQELGENMRNDLMLLNRDILDDVNVFSSSERRVTASAQIWAASFLGRKEIPEDFITIRKDLLDDSNAAKDETDKVKKKLKGLLRKGNERPAQFAWPENMPEPSEVQTRVVQLMNFHRRVMQYNYGKLYSGAATSLSSISNPSTEKLSGDSSATSISSALSHANAINNIQSRWCSGEDAELFRERWEKLFAEFCDGEKVDPSKISELYDTMKFDALHNRQFLEWVFTPPKSMLDEEYGVREGKSEEGRAEEAKSDKGQAQGRNTSPDGSDKTDSLTRGTTVRKLFRRRSFLNGLRHLNEEGPPEKYFRLYKGTHQASSTKSDPRDDPLQELYRLAKVLFDFICPQEYGISDSEKLEIGLLTSLPLLKEIVQDLEETQASKDAKSFFYFTKESHIYTLLNCIIEGGVETKIKRSTIPELDYLSQICFELYESELKAPAGADGVAGGEPTFTYSIRITISPGCHVFDPLHVQLDSRHCIGCAPRRSLTAHIDWLQVIKTLRAKFNQYVPPAHHPASLPSLARRALLTPLHRVKLPKTFLAVNLSDAFTFEEQERLAHDSDMLEMKSMPAKDHASVAHEAAEDADATPTGDGFDGAAFDPSSRNGS